Genomic segment of Thiomonas sp. FB-Cd:
CGCGCACATGGTGCAATGCCACCTCGCCATCGAACTGCGAAAGCCATCGCGCCGCATTGCCCGCTGCCGGGGTGGCGCGATCGTCCAGCAGGAGCAGATGCCGTGCGCGGTGCAAAGTATCCACCCCGGAACGACACATCGCATCGGGCCATGGCGCGGGGGTCGCATCGGCGCGCGCCACCATCACGACCTGGTCGGCCTGGCGCAGGCAGGTGGCCCGCCATGCTGGATCGTCGGGCCCCGCCACGTAAAGCACGAAGCGGTGCTCGCGCTCACGCTGGCTGTGCCACGCCGCATCGCCAGCGCGGCCCAGGCTGGCATCGATCACGGCAGCCGGCCCGAAGGGGGCAAGCGCCTGCGCCAGCTGCTCGGCTGTGGCACGCAGGCGAACCGATGCATCCAAGCCCAGCAGGGCGAACGTGCGGGCCGGCGACAGCGACTCGCCCCTGTCGTTGCGCAAGTGCCTGTCCACAATCTGGCGCAAGGTGCCCACCAGGGCCTCCGGGTGCGCGCGCATCACGCGCAGCAGGACGTCCCCGCGCGACAGTTTCAAGAGGGTGCAGTCACGCAGGGCGCGCACCGTTGCGCTTCGGGGCTGCTCGGTGAGCAATCCGAGCTCGCCCACGATTTCACCCGGAGCGATCACGCCCAGAAGGCGCTCGCGGTCGGTGGACAGTCCCGGGCCAAAGGCGCCGAGGCTTCCCGAGCACAACACGTAGAGCGCGTCCGACGGCTCCCCCTGCCGGCACAGCGTTTGGCCTCCGGCCAGCTCCAGCGGTTCGAGATACGGCAGCAGCGCATCGCGAACCTCGGGATGCAGCCCACCGAAGATGGCCGTGCGCGCGATGGAGTCCGAAACACTTGCGCCTTCAGCGTGCGGCATGGCCGTTCCGATCCGCGACCCCGGCAATCACCGTGGATCGCGTGGTCCTGCGCCACGCGTCTGCCTGCGGCAACGCGCCAAACGCCCGTGCCCGCGCACGCAAGCCCCGGCCGCCAGCGCGCGCGCTGCGTTGGCCGATTCGCCAACCCTCTCCATTGGCAACCCCACGTGTCTCGTGCACAATGATCCCCACCCCAGTGCGCAACGGTTTTTTGCAATTCGCAGTCTGGCGCGCGCCCGCATCGGCCATGGCCACACCGTATCAGACCTTCTCCTGACCGCCAATGAGCATCTGCCCCTTTTGCCGCATCGCGACGGCTTCGTCCGGCACGTCGACCCTCCTGCAAACCCCCTCCGCAGTGGCCTTCCTCGATATCCGCCCCATCAGGCCCGGCCACGCCCTCATCGTTCCCCGGCGGCACGAGCCGGATTTCTGGAATCTGACCGACGACGAGCGCCATGACATCTTCGCCCTGGCCAAGCAGCTCGCTGACGCGCAGCGCCAGCTGTTCAACCCTCTTAAAGTCGGCCTGCTCGTGGCGGGATTTGATGTCCCCCATGCCCATGTCCACGTGGTGCCGTTGCACGACGCGCATGACCTCACGTCCGAGCGCATCCTCAATGGGTCGGTGAAGAGCGCAGCGGCGGACGAACTGGCTGACCTCCAAGGCCGATACGCTCAGCACTTTCTCGTGCCGCGCTAGCCTTGCGGGCCCGCCCGGATGCGCATGTGCCCACGTGTCTCGAATCCCCATGCCGCCTCGCCAGGGCTCTGGAGGCCATGCGCGCCGATCCAATGGGTTTTCCAACCCGAGCCACATGGGTACGCCGCGTCGTACGCAAACTCGGCGTTGCCATGCCATTGGACTTTGGCCATGGGATGGACTATAAGCAGCATGGCAACGCTTAAAAGTCAATCATGGCTTCTTAGCCGCATCAAGGAAACTGTCATGCATTTCATCCAACGCGCTTTGCGCAATGCTTTTCTCATGCTTGCGGTCATCGCGCCGCTGGCGTTATGGTCCACCGGCGCCCAGGCAGAAACCGCACAAGAATTAACCCAGAATGCCAGGCAAGCCCTGGACCAGCTCTACAAAACGGACCCCGCGGCCAGCGCGATTTCCAAACAGGCCAAGGCCATTCTTGTGTTTCCGAGCATCATCAAGGCCGGGCTGGTCTTTGGCGGCGCTTATGGCGAAGGCGTCCTGTTCAAGGACTCCAGGGTGGACGGTTATTACAACTCCGTCTCGGCATCCTGGGGTTGGCAAGCCGGCGCCCAGTCCTACGGCTACGTGGTCTTCCTGATGAACGACAAGGCCCTTCAGTACCTTCACAAATCCGATGGTTGGGAAATTGGCGTGGGCCCGACGGTTGCCGTGATGGATAAGGGCGTGGGCCGCAACTTGTCCTCCACCACATTGCAGGACGACGCCTACGCGTTCATTTTTGACCAGAAGGGACTCATGGTGAGCCTCAGCATCGAAGGCACAAAAATCTCGCAGATCAAGAAGCACTAGTACAACATCCCCTAAATAGCGTTACGTCTCTGGATGGAGGTATGGCGCCAGGATGGTGACCACGATCTCGGCGGTTTGGCGCAGGTTGCCGGAGGCGGGCAGTGGTTCCCAGCGCCCTGAATGGGTTCGGAAGGCAGCCACGTAGTGGTTGGTTCCGGTCTGGGTCAATCGGGCGACGGTGTCGAGGGATTCGTCATGCTGCATCTGGATGAGCAGATGCTTGCCATAGCGGCGCACTCGGGCGGCGGCGTGCCCCGTCAACTTGGCGAGCAAGCCCTGCAATTCACTGGCGCGGTCGGGGATAAGGGGTGCGGTCATGGCGAGAGCGATGGACGTGATGCCTAGGCTCCCCAGTTTGCCACTCGAAGCCTGCAAACGTCCAGCGGAACGGTCGCGGATCGAGATTGCGCTGGGCAATGAAGGCCTCGGTGCGCCTGCGCAGATGGTGCACCGAGATGTGGCTGGCACGGCGCAGCACCCGGCGGGCGTAGATGCCGAACAGCAACTCGATCGGGTTGCCCCAGCTGGCATGCAGCCGGGTGTCGTGAAAGACGAAGCGTCCGCCGTGTCGGGCATTGAACGCCTGCCACACGCCCCAGGCGCGATGGGTATTGAGGTTGTCCCAGATGACATGCAGCGGCCCGCTGGGATGCGCGCGCGCGACGTCTTCCATGAAAGCCACCAGGTCGGCCTGGGTGCGGCGATCGGTGCAGCGCCCCAGCACACGGCCGCTATGCACGTCCAGCGCCGCGGTCAGCGCCTGCGTGCCGTGGCGAATGTATTCGAATTCGTAGCGGCGCAGTCGCCCGGGTTGCGCGTGGCGATCGACATGCTTGCGCTCGACGGCCTGGATGCCGGTCTTCTCATCGACGCTCAGCACCACGCTGCCCTTGGGCGCGCGCCGGTACAGCGCACAAATCGCGTTGACCTTCTCGCGGAATTGTGGGTCGGGCGAATGCAACTATTGCCGAACGCGGTGCGGCCGCACGTCGCCAGCCTGCAAAATGCGCTGCAAATGGCTACGGCTGATGTGCTTGACCACGCCTCGCTCCACGGCGCGCACGCACAGCTCATCCAGCGTCGGCAGCGCCCCGGCGCGATCCTCGCCTGTCTCGCACGCTAGCGCCAGCAGTTGCAAACGCTGCGCCGGGTCAATCTGTCGAGGTCGGCCCGGGCGCAGCCCCTCGTGCAGGCCTTCCACACCCGATTGCGCAAGCCGCTCTCGCCAGCGCATCACGGTCGGCCGCGACACCTGCAACGTCGATGCGATCGACGAGATCGTGTGTCCGTCGTGGAGCATCAACGCGATCCGCGCTCGCAGCACGTCGCGCTGCGGCGCCGTGCCCCGACGCAGCGTCTCTCGCAGCTTCGCCTGATCCTTCCTCGACAACTTGATCACTGCCGCCACGCGCTCACGACTCATGGCAAACAGTCTACTTCATGCCCATTTTGTTGTCACGTTATTTAGGGGATGCTGTACTATTGCTCCGGCCCTGTGAAGTATTAAGCTGCGTAGCGAACGCGCCGGTCCTGGAAGTAGCTCATCACACGCTGCGGGTTTTGTTCCAGCCTCGCCATGTGGTCGTTGGCAGCTTCGCGTAACTTGGCCTTGGTTCGCACCGGCACGCGTTTGCCCATTTCCTGTTTGAGATCGGCGTTGAGCCTCTCCTCAGGGTTGAGTTGGGGGCTGTAACTGGGCAGGTAAAACAGCTCGATCTGCGCGTTGTGCAAGGCGACCCACGCCTTCACCAACTTGCTGTGATGCACCCTCAGGTTGTCCAGAATCAGGAACACCTTCCTGCCTGCATCCTTGATCAACGCCTGCAAGAACTCGATCAGCTTGTCGGCGTCAAACGCCTCGTCGATGATCATCCAGCGGGTCTTGCCCTGGTTGGTGACCGTGGCGATCATCGAGAGCTTCTGGCGCGTCCCGCCCACCGCCATCGCCACCGGGGTTTTGCCCGCAGGGGCAAAGCTTCTGCCGCGCACGTCCGTGTTGACCAGCGCGGTTTCGTCTCCCCAGTGAATTTCCGCGCCCTTGTATGTTTAAACCAGATCAGCGCGGTGCAGTCTAATCACCGTTGAGGTGACCGGACCGGATCGTGCAGCCTGAAACGCCCTGGAGTCGGCGAGCGTGCTCGCCAGCTCGTGGCTGAGTCGATTGCGCACGGACCCCGTGCTGGTCTTCCTGACGCCCGAACGGTTCGTTGATCGGCGTTTCGCCTGCTCGCATGCACAGGCAAGGGATATGAAGACCATGTCTGGATCATCCGTGATGGTGGGCATCGACGTTGCCAGTGCGCATGTCGATGTGGCTTGCCTGGGAGCAGTCTTGCCATCGGAGCTGGCTCATGTCAGCAACGATGCCGAGGGGCATTCCGCCCTGGCCGACGCCCTGGTGAAGCTGCAGCCGGGGCTGGTGCTGATGGAGGCCACCGGTGGCTATGAGGCGGCGCTGGCGTGCGCGTTGCAAGCAGTGGGTCTGCGTGTGGCGGTCATCAACCCGCGCATGGCGCGTGACTTCGCTCGTGCGATGCAGCGCCTGGCCAAGACCGACCGCATCGATGCGGCCACCCTGGCCGAGTTCGCTGCCGTGCTGGCCCAGCGCCCCGACTGCGAGCGCTTCGTGCGTCCGCTGAGCGAGCCCGAGCAGCAGGATCTCGCAGCCCTGGTCACCCGCAGGCGCCAGCTCGTGGCCATGCAGTTGTCCGAGCGCCAGCGCTTGCGCCTGGCCCGCCCGGTGACGCGCCCGAGTATCGATGCCCTGCTCGAGGCGATTGCCCGCCAGCTCGACGACGTCGATGCCGAAATGGTCCGCCATGTCGAACAGCATCATGCCGTGATGGCCAAGCTGTTGCAAAGCGTGGCCGGGATCGGCCGCATCGCTGCCGCAACCCTGATCGCTGAACTGCCTGAACTGGGGCGGCTCAACCGGCGCCAGATCTGTGCCTTGGTCGGCGTGGCCCCCTACGCCAAGGACTCCGGGTCCAGCCGAGGCCGACGACGCATCACCGGCGGGCGCTTCGAGGTGCGACGTGCCTTGTACATGGCCACGCTCACCGCCACACGATTCAACCCCGCCATTCGCGCCTTCTACAAGCGTCTGGTGGCCGCAGGCAAGCTCAAGAAAGTGGCCTTGATCGCCTGCATGCGCAAGCTGATCACCCACCTCAACGCCATCACCCGGGACCATCTGAACGCTCAAAATCAGCCTTTCACTGCTTGACTTTCAACACGGTTACTCAGCCCTGGCGCGCTGCTCGATGGCGGGGTATTCCCCCTCCAGCCAAGCCTGCACCGCCGCGGGGCTTTGCTCATAGGCTCGCTTGATGGGCTTTTGCGGCGTAAAGCCCCAGCGGGTGAGGTACTTTCCAACGCTGCGCACCTGCAGTTTGATGTCGAACTCCTGTTCAATGAGTTGCATCACCGCAGCGCGGCTCCACAGATGGAAGTCCATCTTGAGTTGCTCGGGACGTGTGTCAATGATCATGCGCTGGATCGTCTCTTCTTGCGCTTGACTGAGCACCCGACCGTCGCCTCTGGCGCGTCCCCGCCGAGTCGGCCGGATGGCGCTCCAGCCGCCAGCCTCGTACAAGTCGATGGCCGCTCGAACCGACGGGTAACTCAGCCCCGTCATGTCCACGATCTGCATGATCTTGACGCCCCGCTTGTGCAACCTCACGACTTGCTTGCGTCGCTCGTGAAGTTGCTCCAGTGTTTGCTTTCTTGCGTTTTCTTTTTCCATCATCAATGGATCAAAAAACTTGCTGAAAGTTCATATTTTATTGGGCCTTATCTATAGTGTAGTGTTGCATTCTGTTTAGAACTTAAGTGACTGTTGGCACGAATGACCTTCTGCAGGATGTCGGCAGCGCTCTTGGTCCAGATGAACGGCTTGGGTTTGGTGTTGTGATGGGCAACGTACTCATCAATGGCAGTGATCAACTGCGGCACG
This window contains:
- a CDS encoding IS110 family transposase, with translation MVGIDVASAHVDVACLGAVLPSELAHVSNDAEGHSALADALVKLQPGLVLMEATGGYEAALACALQAVGLRVAVINPRMARDFARAMQRLAKTDRIDAATLAEFAAVLAQRPDCERFVRPLSEPEQQDLAALVTRRRQLVAMQLSERQRLRLARPVTRPSIDALLEAIARQLDDVDAEMVRHVEQHHAVMAKLLQSVAGIGRIAAATLIAELPELGRLNRRQICALVGVAPYAKDSGSSRGRRRITGGRFEVRRALYMATLTATRFNPAIRAFYKRLVAAGKLKKVALIACMRKLITHLNAITRDHLNAQNQPFTA
- a CDS encoding HIT family protein produces the protein MSICPFCRIATASSGTSTLLQTPSAVAFLDIRPIRPGHALIVPRRHEPDFWNLTDDERHDIFALAKQLADAQRQLFNPLKVGLLVAGFDVPHAHVHVVPLHDAHDLTSERILNGSVKSAAADELADLQGRYAQHFLVPR
- a CDS encoding YSC84-related protein: MHFIQRALRNAFLMLAVIAPLALWSTGAQAETAQELTQNARQALDQLYKTDPAASAISKQAKAILVFPSIIKAGLVFGGAYGEGVLFKDSRVDGYYNSVSASWGWQAGAQSYGYVVFLMNDKALQYLHKSDGWEIGVGPTVAVMDKGVGRNLSSTTLQDDAYAFIFDQKGLMVSLSIEGTKISQIKKH